One window from the genome of Prosthecobacter sp. SYSU 5D2 encodes:
- a CDS encoding UvrD-helicase domain-containing protein — translation MSGFTGTLNPQQREAATHIHGPLLILAGAGTGKTRVVTARIAHMVNEGIKPENILSVTFTNKAAAEMRERVKDMVRGSAGKKVVLGTFHAFCAKLLREFAEYVGYKKNFVIYSQGDQISLMKRVLKGLLIKEENMDPQVALSRISKAKNNDEDLGDPTKDLIPAVAEKYAEEMRALNAMDFDDLLCLGVKLLEDNAEVREILHQRHKYIMVDEFQDTNSLQMRLLRALTPPPYNVCVVGDDDQSIYGWRGAEITNITEFENFFPNPTVVKLEENYRSTTPILHTANSLITNNIGRRVKTLWSRNKGNDLVRLIATEEDLEEAEMISKEVETAYYSNKEPWESFAVLFRTNDQSRILEQAFRKRKIPYRVVGARSFFDRREIKDTLSYLTVLHNPHDDIALLRILNTPSRGIGNTTAELARDRSMEKQYSIWVALCDPDFLRQLPEKARTAVRTFTDIISKYSASASTTGSQGTDLVTMTEALLKEVEYMEYLQKLSKKPEEFHAWEHGLAEFLTQMSNYQERNRKDGLAGFLDEISLNDEREDKDDIEKKKGVCLITLHASKGLEFPIVYLPGLEKGILPHKRSYDENRVDEERRLFYVGITRARLRLTISYVRYRTKWGQRQAELPSPFLDELDRTYVDEMDYTKHMKEAPSVEETTNLFAGLKAMLKQE, via the coding sequence ATGAGCGGATTCACAGGCACTCTTAACCCCCAGCAGCGCGAAGCGGCGACACATATCCACGGCCCCCTCCTCATCCTGGCCGGGGCCGGGACCGGGAAAACGCGCGTGGTCACCGCGCGCATCGCCCACATGGTCAATGAGGGCATCAAGCCGGAAAACATCCTGTCCGTCACCTTCACCAACAAGGCCGCCGCTGAAATGCGCGAGCGTGTGAAGGACATGGTCCGCGGCTCCGCCGGGAAAAAGGTCGTTCTCGGCACCTTCCACGCCTTTTGTGCCAAGCTCCTGCGCGAGTTTGCCGAATACGTGGGCTATAAAAAGAACTTCGTCATCTATTCCCAGGGCGACCAAATCAGCCTCATGAAGCGGGTCCTCAAGGGCCTGCTCATCAAGGAGGAAAACATGGATCCGCAGGTAGCCCTTTCCCGCATCAGCAAGGCCAAAAACAACGACGAAGACCTGGGCGATCCCACCAAGGACCTCATCCCAGCCGTCGCTGAAAAGTACGCCGAGGAGATGCGCGCACTGAATGCCATGGACTTCGACGACCTCCTCTGCCTGGGGGTCAAGCTGCTGGAGGACAATGCCGAGGTGCGCGAGATCCTGCATCAGCGCCACAAGTACATCATGGTGGATGAGTTTCAGGACACCAACTCCCTGCAGATGCGCCTCCTCCGCGCCCTAACCCCGCCCCCATACAACGTCTGCGTTGTGGGCGATGACGACCAGTCCATCTATGGCTGGCGCGGTGCCGAGATCACCAACATCACCGAGTTCGAAAACTTCTTTCCCAACCCCACCGTCGTCAAGCTGGAGGAAAACTACCGCTCCACCACCCCCATCCTCCATACCGCCAACAGCCTCATCACCAACAACATTGGCCGCCGGGTCAAGACCCTGTGGAGCCGCAACAAAGGCAACGACCTCGTCCGCCTCATCGCCACCGAGGAAGACCTGGAGGAGGCCGAGATGATTTCCAAGGAGGTCGAGACCGCCTATTACTCCAACAAAGAACCCTGGGAATCCTTCGCGGTCCTTTTCCGCACCAACGACCAGAGCCGCATCCTCGAGCAGGCTTTCCGCAAACGCAAAATCCCCTACCGCGTCGTCGGCGCCCGCAGTTTCTTCGACCGGCGCGAAATCAAGGACACGCTCAGCTACCTCACCGTCCTGCATAACCCGCACGATGACATCGCCCTGCTGCGCATCTTGAACACCCCTTCACGCGGCATTGGCAATACCACCGCCGAGCTGGCCCGCGACCGCAGCATGGAAAAGCAGTACAGCATCTGGGTGGCCCTGTGTGATCCCGACTTCCTGCGCCAGCTTCCTGAAAAAGCCCGCACCGCCGTCCGCACCTTCACCGACATCATTTCCAAATACTCCGCCTCCGCTTCCACCACTGGCAGCCAGGGCACCGATCTCGTCACCATGACCGAGGCCCTCCTCAAGGAAGTGGAGTACATGGAGTATCTGCAAAAGCTCTCCAAAAAGCCTGAGGAGTTTCATGCCTGGGAGCACGGCCTGGCCGAATTCCTGACCCAGATGAGCAACTATCAGGAGCGCAACCGCAAGGACGGACTGGCCGGTTTCCTGGATGAAATCTCCCTCAATGACGAGCGGGAGGACAAGGATGACATCGAAAAGAAAAAGGGCGTCTGCCTCATCACCCTGCATGCCAGCAAAGGCCTCGAATTTCCCATCGTTTACCTTCCCGGCCTGGAAAAAGGCATCCTGCCGCACAAGCGCAGCTACGATGAAAACCGCGTGGATGAAGAGCGCCGTCTTTTTTACGTCGGCATCACCCGCGCCCGCCTCCGCCTAACAATAAGTTACGTAAGATACCGCACCAAATGGGGCCAGCGCCAGGCCGAGCTGCCCAGTCCCTTCCTGGACGAGCTGGACCGCACCTACGTGGACGAGATGGACTACACCAAGCACATGAAAGAGGCACCCTCAGTCGAAGAAACCACCAACCTCTTCGCCGGCCTCAAAGCGATGCTAAAGCAGGAATAG
- a CDS encoding SGNH/GDSL hydrolase family protein, with product MKRSSFLIALTASILCLQTAGAADKPRVLILGDSISIGYTPFVQTTLAEEMSVMRPMRGEKAENCSSTTAGVENIDRWLAIDGGKWDVIHFNWGLHDLKHVKADGKTVSDQAGDPPLNAVEIYEKNLREIVAKLKATGAKLIFATTTPVPNEPMKVYRKNSNVILYNEAALRVMKDNGIAVNDLYAFALPKLKDIQIQPANVHFTPEGSAVLGAEVVKAIRTALK from the coding sequence ATGAAACGCTCCAGCTTTCTCATCGCCCTCACCGCCTCCATCCTCTGCCTCCAGACCGCCGGTGCGGCAGACAAACCGCGTGTGCTGATCCTCGGTGATTCAATCTCCATCGGCTATACTCCTTTTGTGCAAACGACGCTGGCAGAGGAAATGAGCGTTATGCGCCCTATGCGGGGTGAAAAGGCGGAAAACTGTAGCAGCACCACCGCAGGCGTAGAGAACATAGACCGCTGGCTGGCCATTGATGGCGGCAAATGGGACGTTATCCACTTTAACTGGGGGCTGCATGACCTCAAGCACGTTAAGGCCGATGGCAAAACTGTCTCCGACCAGGCCGGTGACCCGCCGCTGAATGCCGTGGAAATCTATGAAAAGAACCTCCGCGAGATCGTCGCCAAGCTCAAGGCGACCGGAGCCAAACTCATCTTCGCAACCACCACCCCGGTGCCGAATGAACCCATGAAGGTTTATCGCAAAAACTCCAACGTCATCCTTTACAATGAAGCCGCCCTGCGGGTGATGAAAGACAATGGAATCGCGGTCAATGACCTTTACGCCTTTGCCCTTCCCAAGCTCAAAGACATTCAGATCCAGCCCGCCAATGTCCATTTTACTCCGGAAGGTTCCGCCGTTCTCGGTGCCGAGGTGGTGAAAGCCATCCGTACCGCCTTGAAGTAG
- a CDS encoding ATP-dependent Clp protease proteolytic subunit, with the protein MIRTTAALLLLTGLALGEANVQKPAKDQNAKTVTVEPATSAEQKIEISVAKKPAEKVKPDPLEKIKAETAKLVAEREKIAAQIALEQVKLDEKLAERKRALAEIQVRIEEMKAKSDLADAEQRSKDYESLSELRRQAELAMMEASIAKNKVDTEGYEMRQEENAIRRKTTALVLAMELQQKEAESRTYAGKEPTYLKDPVQGNKLILSDRTIALNGVITTKTADSIAERIAYYNNRDAEAPVFIVIDDSPGGSVMAGYKILKAMHGSKAPVYTVVKSFAGSMAACITTLSKRSFAYPNAVILHHQLSAGVMGNLTQHRESVKELEEWWKRLADPVATKMGLTRDEFISAMYKKSSTGDWNEFADNAQKLKWVDTIVEEIEETALLRHPDSTQPAQTGSTSVRITPPGHSLESGVIEGSDERGKPVGLLPRLNPLDAYWMYNPDGYYRMQ; encoded by the coding sequence ATGATACGCACCACTGCTGCCCTGTTGTTGCTGACAGGCCTCGCCCTGGGTGAGGCCAATGTTCAGAAGCCTGCCAAAGACCAGAATGCGAAGACGGTCACCGTCGAGCCCGCAACCTCTGCTGAGCAGAAGATCGAAATCTCCGTGGCCAAAAAGCCGGCGGAGAAGGTGAAGCCGGACCCGCTTGAGAAAATCAAGGCCGAAACTGCCAAGCTCGTCGCTGAGAGGGAAAAGATCGCCGCGCAGATAGCACTGGAACAGGTCAAGCTGGATGAAAAGCTGGCTGAACGGAAACGCGCCCTGGCTGAAATCCAGGTGCGGATTGAGGAGATGAAGGCCAAATCGGACCTCGCCGATGCTGAGCAGCGCTCCAAAGACTACGAATCCCTCAGTGAGCTGCGCCGTCAGGCTGAACTGGCCATGATGGAAGCAAGCATCGCCAAAAACAAGGTGGATACCGAGGGCTACGAGATGAGGCAGGAGGAAAATGCCATCCGCCGCAAGACCACGGCACTGGTCCTGGCCATGGAACTCCAGCAGAAGGAGGCGGAATCACGCACCTATGCAGGCAAAGAACCCACCTACCTGAAAGACCCGGTACAGGGAAACAAGCTGATCCTTTCCGACCGCACCATCGCCCTCAATGGCGTCATCACGACCAAAACGGCAGACAGCATTGCTGAGAGGATTGCCTATTATAACAACCGCGATGCGGAGGCACCGGTCTTCATTGTCATTGATGACAGCCCGGGCGGCAGCGTCATGGCAGGGTACAAGATCCTGAAGGCCATGCACGGCTCCAAAGCCCCCGTTTACACGGTGGTGAAGTCCTTTGCCGGCAGCATGGCCGCCTGCATCACCACCCTTTCCAAACGGTCCTTTGCTTATCCAAATGCCGTCATCCTGCATCACCAACTCTCCGCCGGTGTCATGGGAAACCTGACTCAGCATCGGGAAAGCGTGAAGGAACTGGAGGAATGGTGGAAGCGCCTGGCGGATCCTGTAGCCACGAAAATGGGTCTGACCCGGGACGAGTTTATCTCTGCCATGTACAAAAAGTCCTCTACCGGTGACTGGAATGAATTTGCCGACAATGCCCAGAAGCTGAAGTGGGTGGACACCATTGTGGAAGAAATTGAGGAGACTGCCCTGCTACGGCATCCGGACAGCACCCAGCCGGCCCAAACTGGCAGCACCTCCGTCCGCATCACACCGCCCGGACACAGCCTGGAAAGCGGCGTCATCGAAGGCAGTGACGAACGCGGCAAACCTGTGGGCCTCCTGCCCCGGCTAAATCCGCTGGATGCCTACTGGATGTATAACCCGGACGGCTACTACCGGATGCAGTAA
- a CDS encoding NUDIX hydrolase — MAQPPLSPLETTNPWTTLSSREGYSNPWIRVREDQVINPGGGRGIYGVVEYKNRAVGVVPIDEEGHTWLVGQWRYCHEQYEWEIPEGGCPPGEDPAECARRELLEETGLRATTIEPLLLGIQLSNSTTNEVCDVFVAKGLRQGEAAPEETEQLDVKKLPLTEAIQMALDGRIRDSVSVLALLRLALQG; from the coding sequence ATGGCCCAGCCCCCCCTTTCTCCCTTGGAAACCACGAATCCCTGGACCACCCTCAGCAGCCGCGAGGGGTATTCAAATCCGTGGATCCGTGTCCGCGAGGACCAGGTCATCAATCCTGGCGGGGGCCGGGGGATCTACGGGGTGGTGGAATACAAGAACCGGGCGGTCGGTGTGGTGCCGATTGATGAGGAGGGCCATACTTGGCTGGTGGGCCAGTGGCGCTACTGTCATGAGCAGTATGAGTGGGAAATCCCCGAAGGCGGCTGCCCGCCCGGCGAGGATCCTGCTGAGTGCGCCCGGCGCGAACTTCTGGAAGAAACCGGGCTGCGGGCCACGACCATCGAGCCCCTGCTCCTGGGCATCCAGCTTTCCAATTCCACCACCAATGAAGTGTGTGATGTCTTCGTGGCCAAAGGCCTCAGACAGGGTGAGGCCGCCCCGGAGGAAACCGAGCAGCTCGACGTTAAAAAATTGCCCCTGACCGAAGCCATCCAGATGGCTCTGGATGGACGCATTCGCGACAGCGTCAGCGTCCTGGCGTTGCTGCGGCTGGCGTTGCAAGGTTAA
- a CDS encoding thioredoxin family protein: MAEVPSTRILPLGSTAPEIELPDAAGNVFTLDDVRGPQGLLVMFVCNHCPFVIHLAEALSGFAKELDAQGVGVVAINSNDVEKYPADAPEKMLEFAAKYDWKLPYLYDADQSVAHAYVAACTPDFYLFDGELKLVYCGQFDGSRPKNSTPVTGEDLREAVRGMLAGESPLPSQRPSTGCNIKWKTGNEPEHFGK; encoded by the coding sequence ATGGCTGAAGTTCCTTCCACACGCATTCTTCCTCTTGGCAGCACGGCTCCTGAAATCGAACTGCCGGATGCGGCGGGAAATGTTTTCACGCTGGATGATGTGCGGGGTCCGCAGGGCCTGCTGGTGATGTTTGTCTGCAACCACTGCCCGTTTGTCATTCATCTGGCAGAGGCACTGAGCGGCTTTGCCAAAGAACTGGATGCTCAGGGCGTGGGCGTGGTGGCGATCAACTCCAACGATGTGGAAAAGTACCCGGCAGATGCACCGGAGAAGATGCTGGAATTTGCCGCCAAATATGACTGGAAGCTGCCCTATCTCTACGATGCTGACCAGAGCGTTGCCCATGCCTATGTGGCCGCCTGCACGCCGGATTTTTACCTGTTCGATGGGGAACTGAAGCTGGTTTACTGCGGGCAGTTTGATGGCTCACGGCCCAAGAACAGCACGCCAGTGACCGGCGAGGATCTACGGGAAGCCGTGCGCGGGATGCTGGCAGGAGAAAGCCCCCTGCCCTCCCAGCGCCCCAGCACGGGCTGCAACATCAAGTGGAAGACCGGGAATGAGCCGGAGCATTTTGGGAAGTAA
- a CDS encoding ATPase, T2SS/T4P/T4SS family — protein sequence MAPTSLSDVLFQSASLAGCRDQLRLRHALEEATDKRLPLIDAVLDANVVDEESFFSSLAGQLSLPYANEESEEQEGLHNRFPAKLALRHRIFPKQVSGVEATVLTYNPFDLSARQAVGQELQKRVHWQIASRHRILEALHQGYGVGAENFEELLEGREGGDQDDDMKQEVNVLDEADEEATVMNFVNQVFREALKERATDIHVEPLERDLRIRYRVDGKLIEVPVPPNMRVLQNSLISRLKIMAHLDIAERRMPQDGRINLELDGEPIDVRVATIPSVNGESVALRLLTRKKFDMNAIGLDPETEAKFRKLLAAPNGIILITGPTGSGKSTTLYTLLKELNTKDRRIVTIEDPVENKLDGIIQIAVKPEIDLTFAAGLRSILRGDPNVIMVGEMRDQETVEIAIRGALTGHLVFSTLHTNDAVGGISRLLDMGIEPFMVSSSVRAFQAQRLVRTLCPHCKAPAHHEDSFLKACGFPLEWKDKLFTPVGCRSCRNTGFTGRLAIMEICLMTETLQEKINQRATSMELKAQALKDGMIPMRQYGFRKAFQGITTLEEVMTVTAASE from the coding sequence ATGGCACCGACTTCCCTTTCTGATGTCCTTTTTCAATCGGCGAGCCTGGCGGGCTGCCGGGATCAACTGCGGCTGCGGCATGCGCTGGAGGAGGCGACGGACAAGCGGCTGCCGCTGATTGATGCGGTGCTGGATGCGAATGTGGTGGATGAGGAAAGCTTTTTTTCCAGTCTGGCGGGTCAACTGAGCCTGCCCTATGCCAATGAGGAATCAGAGGAGCAGGAAGGCCTGCACAACCGCTTTCCGGCGAAGCTGGCGCTGCGGCATCGCATCTTCCCGAAGCAGGTGAGCGGGGTGGAGGCGACGGTGCTGACTTACAACCCCTTTGACCTGAGCGCACGCCAGGCGGTGGGGCAGGAACTGCAAAAGCGGGTGCACTGGCAGATCGCCAGCCGGCATCGCATCCTGGAGGCGCTGCACCAGGGCTACGGCGTGGGGGCGGAGAACTTCGAGGAACTGCTGGAAGGCCGCGAGGGCGGTGACCAGGACGATGACATGAAGCAGGAGGTCAACGTGCTGGACGAGGCGGATGAGGAGGCCACGGTGATGAACTTTGTGAACCAGGTCTTCCGCGAGGCGCTCAAGGAACGGGCGACGGACATCCATGTGGAGCCGCTGGAGCGGGACCTGCGCATCCGCTACCGCGTGGACGGCAAGCTGATCGAGGTGCCGGTGCCGCCCAACATGCGCGTGCTGCAAAATTCGCTGATTTCACGACTGAAGATCATGGCGCACCTGGACATCGCGGAGCGCCGCATGCCGCAGGACGGACGCATCAACCTGGAGCTGGACGGCGAGCCCATTGACGTCCGTGTCGCGACCATCCCGAGCGTCAATGGTGAGTCGGTGGCCCTGCGTTTGCTGACGCGGAAAAAATTCGACATGAACGCCATCGGCCTGGATCCGGAGACGGAGGCGAAGTTCCGCAAATTGCTCGCCGCACCCAACGGGATCATCCTCATCACCGGCCCGACGGGGTCCGGGAAAAGCACGACGCTTTACACGCTGCTGAAGGAGCTGAACACCAAGGACCGGCGCATTGTGACCATCGAAGACCCGGTGGAAAACAAGCTGGACGGCATCATCCAGATCGCCGTGAAGCCGGAGATTGACCTGACCTTTGCCGCCGGTCTGCGCAGTATCCTGCGCGGTGACCCGAACGTGATCATGGTGGGGGAAATGCGTGACCAGGAGACGGTGGAAATCGCCATCCGTGGCGCGCTGACGGGTCACTTGGTGTTCTCCACCTTGCACACGAATGATGCGGTGGGCGGCATTTCACGCCTTTTGGACATGGGGATTGAGCCGTTCATGGTCTCATCCTCGGTCCGTGCTTTCCAGGCCCAGCGGCTGGTGCGCACCCTGTGCCCGCATTGCAAGGCCCCGGCGCATCATGAGGACAGCTTTCTCAAGGCCTGCGGATTTCCTCTGGAGTGGAAGGACAAGCTCTTCACCCCGGTGGGCTGCCGCTCCTGCCGCAACACCGGTTTCACTGGACGGCTGGCCATCATGGAGATCTGCCTCATGACGGAGACGCTTCAGGAGAAGATCAACCAGCGGGCGACGAGCATGGAATTGAAAGCGCAGGCCCTGAAGGATGGCATGATCCCGATGCGCCAGTATGGATTCCGCAAAGCCTTCCAGGGTATCACGACGCTGGAAGAAGTGATGACCGTGACGGCCGCGAGCGAGTGA
- a CDS encoding FKBP-type peptidyl-prolyl cis-trans isomerase, which translates to MAGHSPLELGKKFLTENATQPGVITTASGLQYLVLQEGSGKSPTLKDTVVVHYRGTLINGAEFDSSYKRDEPAEFPLKRVIKGWKEGVQLMKEGAKYRFFVPPKLGYGTRGSGIEIAPNETLIFEVELLKVWED; encoded by the coding sequence ATGGCAGGTCATTCCCCCCTCGAACTCGGCAAAAAATTCCTCACTGAAAACGCCACCCAGCCGGGTGTCATCACCACGGCCAGCGGCCTGCAATACCTGGTGCTCCAGGAAGGCAGCGGCAAAAGCCCAACGCTGAAAGACACAGTCGTCGTTCACTACCGGGGGACGCTGATCAACGGCGCGGAATTTGACAGCTCCTACAAGCGGGATGAACCGGCTGAGTTCCCCCTGAAACGGGTCATCAAGGGCTGGAAGGAAGGCGTGCAGCTGATGAAAGAAGGGGCGAAATACCGCTTCTTTGTGCCGCCGAAACTTGGCTATGGAACACGCGGGTCCGGCATTGAGATCGCTCCGAATGAGACGCTCATTTTTGAAGTTGAGCTGCTGAAGGTGTGGGAGGATTGA
- a CDS encoding arylsulfatase: MMRRILFSCLCLTSAAFADLAGSKPNILFILTDDQGYGDLSAHGNPVLKTPHLDRLREESVRFTDFMVSPTCAPTRSAIQTGRHEFRNGVTHTILERERMDPKATTIAQVLKDAGYKTGIFGKWHLGDEKEYRPTARGFDEQFIHGGGGIGQSYPGSCGDAPGNEYFNPAILHNDKFVKTEGYCTDVFFAQATKWLESVKGGEPFYCHIATNAPHGPYIAKPEDRALYDGKVPDEAVANFFGMIHNIDENVGRLMAKLEEWGIAKNTLVVFMNDNGGTAGVKVYNADMRGSKGSPWIGGTRAMSFWRWPGTLVPADCGALTAHVDVFRTWAGLAGATLSAGAEKQAEGRNLLPLLEKPDSAWEDRALFSHVGRWPKGTDHEAAKARNASIRTTQYQLVSEGARRQPSKVKAKAQPSAEAPGWQLFDVKADPSQTKNIAAEKPEVVKSMLATYDQWWDSLGGQIVLNESAKGPKLNPFAEEYWAQFGGGPTDQDRARMDPEKAWSFEAGRAKKK, encoded by the coding sequence ATGATGCGCCGAATCCTTTTTTCCTGCCTTTGTCTGACCAGTGCGGCCTTTGCCGATCTCGCCGGGAGCAAGCCGAACATCCTGTTCATTCTGACGGATGACCAGGGCTACGGAGACCTCTCCGCGCATGGCAATCCGGTGCTGAAGACGCCGCATCTGGACAGGCTGCGGGAGGAGAGCGTGCGCTTCACGGACTTCATGGTCAGCCCGACTTGTGCACCGACGCGTAGCGCAATTCAGACGGGCCGACATGAGTTCCGCAACGGGGTGACGCATACCATTCTGGAACGCGAACGCATGGATCCCAAGGCCACGACCATCGCCCAGGTGCTGAAGGATGCGGGCTACAAGACTGGCATCTTTGGCAAATGGCATCTGGGGGATGAAAAAGAGTACCGGCCCACGGCACGCGGTTTTGATGAGCAGTTCATCCATGGCGGCGGGGGCATCGGCCAGAGCTACCCTGGAAGCTGCGGAGATGCGCCGGGGAATGAATACTTCAATCCGGCGATCCTGCATAACGACAAGTTTGTCAAAACGGAAGGCTATTGCACGGATGTCTTTTTTGCCCAGGCGACGAAGTGGCTGGAGTCGGTGAAGGGTGGGGAGCCTTTTTACTGCCACATTGCAACGAACGCGCCGCACGGGCCATACATCGCCAAACCGGAGGACCGGGCGCTGTATGACGGCAAGGTGCCGGATGAGGCGGTGGCGAACTTTTTTGGAATGATCCATAACATTGATGAAAATGTAGGCCGGCTGATGGCGAAGCTGGAGGAGTGGGGCATCGCCAAAAACACGCTGGTGGTTTTTATGAACGACAACGGCGGCACGGCAGGGGTGAAGGTGTACAATGCGGACATGCGCGGCTCCAAAGGCAGTCCCTGGATCGGCGGCACACGGGCGATGTCCTTCTGGCGCTGGCCGGGCACGCTGGTGCCTGCAGACTGCGGGGCGCTTACGGCGCACGTGGATGTCTTCCGCACCTGGGCCGGGCTGGCGGGTGCCACGCTGAGCGCCGGGGCTGAAAAGCAGGCGGAAGGCCGCAATCTGCTGCCGCTGCTGGAAAAGCCGGACAGCGCCTGGGAGGACCGCGCTCTCTTCAGCCATGTGGGCCGCTGGCCGAAGGGCACGGATCATGAAGCAGCCAAGGCACGCAATGCCAGCATCCGCACGACGCAATATCAACTTGTCAGCGAGGGCGCACGCCGCCAGCCCTCCAAGGTCAAAGCCAAGGCTCAGCCATCTGCCGAAGCACCCGGCTGGCAGCTTTTTGATGTCAAAGCCGATCCTTCACAGACAAAGAACATTGCGGCGGAAAAGCCTGAGGTGGTGAAGTCCATGCTGGCGACGTATGACCAGTGGTGGGATTCGCTGGGCGGCCAGATCGTCCTGAATGAATCCGCCAAGGGACCGAAGCTGAACCCGTTTGCGGAAGAATACTGGGCCCAGTTTGGCGGCGGTCCGACGGACCAAGACCGGGCGAGAATGGACCCGGAGAAGGCCTGGAGCTTCGAGGCGGGCCGGGCGAAGAAAAAATGA
- a CDS encoding ElyC/SanA/YdcF family protein, with amino-acid sequence MKRLSLKRIFIVLILGLAACALVLGGSHGWVKLAAEGRCTDDVSYLPGTPVALVLGCSPSIGSRPNLFYQYRMEAAAALYHSGKVRALIVSGDNSTHLYDEPTAMKESLVAAGVPADRIYCDYAGFRTLDSVVRAKEIFGQSRFIIVSQRFHNERAVFLARQHGLEATGFNAEDVSRTFGLATHLREYLARVNAALDVTLLQTEPKFYGPAVAIRD; translated from the coding sequence ATGAAACGCCTCAGCCTGAAACGCATCTTCATCGTCCTCATCCTCGGCCTTGCTGCCTGCGCATTGGTTCTCGGTGGCAGCCATGGGTGGGTGAAACTGGCCGCTGAGGGCAGATGCACGGATGATGTTTCCTATCTCCCGGGGACGCCCGTCGCCCTCGTTCTCGGCTGCTCCCCGAGCATCGGCAGCCGGCCCAATCTCTTCTACCAATACCGCATGGAGGCCGCTGCCGCGCTTTACCATTCAGGGAAGGTCCGGGCCCTGATCGTCAGCGGTGACAACAGTACCCATCTATACGATGAACCCACCGCTATGAAGGAATCCCTCGTCGCCGCCGGAGTGCCCGCTGACCGCATCTACTGCGATTATGCCGGCTTCCGTACCTTGGACTCGGTGGTGCGTGCCAAAGAAATCTTTGGCCAGAGCCGCTTCATCATCGTCTCCCAGCGCTTCCATAATGAGCGCGCCGTTTTCCTGGCCCGGCAGCATGGGCTGGAGGCCACAGGCTTCAATGCCGAAGATGTCTCCCGCACCTTTGGCCTGGCCACGCATCTGCGGGAGTACCTGGCCCGTGTCAATGCTGCGCTGGATGTCACTCTGCTGCAGACCGAACCCAAATTTTACGGCCCTGCGGTGGCGATCAGAGATTAA